The following coding sequences lie in one Arachis hypogaea cultivar Tifrunner chromosome 9, arahy.Tifrunner.gnm2.J5K5, whole genome shotgun sequence genomic window:
- the LOC112710354 gene encoding NADH dehydrogenase [ubiquinone] 1 alpha subcomplex subunit 2 yields MAWRGHLSKNIRELRFLMCQSSPASSPARIFVEKNYKELKTLNPKFPILIRECSGAEPQLWARYDFGVEKGIKLEGLSEAQISKALEDLVKAGESLKA; encoded by the exons ATGGCATGGAGAGGACATCTTTCAAAGAACATAAGGGAGCTTAGGTTTTTGATGTGCCAGTCGTCACCTGCAAGCTCACCTGCAAG GATATTTGTGGAAAAGAACTATAAGGAACTCAAGACTTTGAACCCGAAATTTCCAATACTGATCCGTGAATGCAGTGGAGCGGAACCCCAACTATGGGCAAGATATG ATTTTGGTGTTGAGAAAGGAATCAAACTGGAAGGCTTGTCGGAGGCACAGATCTCCAAGGCACTTGAAGATTTGGTGAAAGCTGGAGAGTCCTTGAAAGCCTGA
- the LOC112710356 gene encoding NADH dehydrogenase [ubiquinone] 1 alpha subcomplex subunit 2, whose product MAWSGNLSKNIRELRFLMCQSSPASSSARTFVEKNYKELKTLNPKLPILFRECSGAEPQLWARFDFGVEKGIKLEGLSEAQISKALEDLVKAGDILKA is encoded by the exons ATGGCGTGGAGTGGAAATCTTTCAAAGAACATAAGGGAGCTTCGGTTTCTGATGTGCCAGTCATCACCTGCAAGCTCATCTGCAAG GACATTTGTGGAAAAGAATTATAAGGAACTGAAGACATTGAACCCAAAATTGCCAATACTGTTCCGCGAATGCAGTGGAGCTGAACCCCAATTATGGGCGAGATTTG ACTTTGGTGTTGAGAAAGGCATCAAATTGGAAGGCTTGTCTGAGGCACAGATCTCCAAGGCACTTGAAGATCTGGTGAAAGCCGGAGATATTTTGAAAGCTTGA
- the LOC112710363 gene encoding NADH dehydrogenase [ubiquinone] 1 alpha subcomplex subunit 2, with translation MAWRGHLSKNIRELRFLMCQSSPASSSARTFVEKNYKELKTLNPKLPILIRECSGAEPQLWARYDFGVEKGIKLEGLSEAQISKALEDLVKAGESLKA, from the exons ATGGCATGGAGAGGACATCTTTCAAAGAACATAAGGGAGCTTAGGTTTTTGATGTGCCAGTCGTCACCTGCAAGCTCATCTGCAAG GACATTTGTGGAAAAGAACTATAAGGAACTCAAGACTTTGAACCCGAAATTGCCAATACTGATCCGTGAATGCAGTGGAGCGGAACCCCAACTATGGGCAAGATATG ATTTTGGTGTTGAGAAAGGAATCAAACTGGAAGGCTTGTCGGAGGCACAGATCTCCAAGGCACTTGAAGATTTGGTGAAAGCTGGAGAGTCCTTGAAAGCCTGA
- the LOC112710357 gene encoding uncharacterized protein isoform X1, with product MANKHSPLEPHELSSDQGSYCDDFEGDPFYEETESKFSYLSLSPSTNKAQARVVDGTNPEEIEITTPASNEVNFERVERLIKGGMLERLKVDECKLYLRKNCLRLSGNKDVLVQRIKEHLQIINGGGERKYPRSSFVLDCKGDACTGDVVLFEQNVYEMFNIASRSASGPSCGKRTVAGRIVKESYGTAKQQHTFTIEVLWSKGEKPFPPLHPLLIKGRNLYRLKTLRQKWEDEGERQKILTEKHSRGSIARADREARVQEKVNRQAIVENRVSRKHSVIHHPHAINQEKPAFPSKSSAVSAINQEKPPFPSAVTEQWSKSASSRRSNESTSFGVNHVNNQQDWKHSSDPIIKAQLGDLHSKEKGQYQYHPSERNRFAHRNPLTSANHLLPLLNNREIHKQKQLCRYYAGGGCYFGDNCKFVHDLILSNQEQSLIQ from the exons ATGGCGAACAAACATTCACCTTTGGAGCCACACGAACTCAGCAGCGACCAGGGTTCCTACTGTGACGATTTCGAAGGAGATCCCTTTTATGAAGAAACGGAGAGCAAGTTCTCATACCTCTCACTCTCACCTTCCAcgaacaaggcacaagcaag AGTTGTTGATGGTACAAATCCAGAAGAGATAGAGATAACAACACCTGCTTCTAACGAAGTAAATTTTGAGAGGGTtgaaaggttaatcaaag GGGGAATGCTAGAGAGATTGAAAGTTGACGAATGCAAGTTGTATTTGCGAAAGAATTGTCTTAGGCTATCTGGAAATAAGGATGTACTCGTCCAGCGTATTAAGGAGCATCTGCA GATCATAAATGGTGGAGGCGAAAGAAAGTACCCACGCTCTAGCTTTGTGTTGGACTGTAAAG GTGATGCATGCACTGGGGATGTTGTTTTGTTTGAGCAGAATGTTTATGAAAT GTTCAACATAGCATCTAGAAGTGCCAGCGGTCCATCATGTGGTAAAAGGACTGTTGCAGGTCGCATAGTGAAAGAAAGCTATGGCACTGCCAAGCAGCAGCATACTTTTACG ATTGAAGTACTCTGGAGCAAAGGAGAAAAGCCTTTTCCTCCGCTTCATCCCCTATTGATTAAGGGTCGAAACCTTTATAGGTTGAAGACTTTGAGACAG AAATGGGAGGATGAAGGGGAAAGGCAGAAAATATTGACGGAGAAACACTCGAGGGGATCTATTGCTCGGGCAGATAGAGAAGCAAGGGTACAAGAAAAAGTGAACAGACAAGCAATTGTGGAAAACAG GGTCTCCAGAAAGCATTCAGTAATACATCATCCTCATGCCATTAATCAAGAAAAACCAGCATTCCCATCTAAGAGTTCAGCTGTATCTGCCATTAATCAAGAAAAACCACCATTCCCATCAGCAGTGACCGAACAGTGGAGTAAGTCTGCTAGTTCTAGACGATCGAATGAATCGACATCATTTGGTGTTAACCATGTAAATAACCAGCAAGATTGGAAGCACTCATCTGACCCAATCATTAAAGCTCAACTTGGTGACCTCCACTCCAAAGAAAAAGGGCAATACCAATACCATCCTAGTGAGAGAAACAGGTTTGCACACAGAAATCCTTTGACTAGTGCTAATCACCTTCTTCCGTTGCTGAACAACAGAGAAATCCACAAGCAAAAGCAGCTATGTAGATATTATGCTGGTGGGGGGTGCTATTTTGGGGACAATTGCAAATTTGTACATGATTTGATACTATCAAATCAAGAACAAAGTCTTATCCAGTAG
- the LOC112710357 gene encoding zinc finger CCCH domain-containing protein 62 isoform X2, with protein sequence MLERLKVDECKLYLRKNCLRLSGNKDVLVQRIKEHLQIINGGGERKYPRSSFVLDCKGDACTGDVVLFEQNVYEMFNIASRSASGPSCGKRTVAGRIVKESYGTAKQQHTFTIEVLWSKGEKPFPPLHPLLIKGRNLYRLKTLRQKWEDEGERQKILTEKHSRGSIARADREARVQEKVNRQAIVENRVSRKHSVIHHPHAINQEKPAFPSKSSAVSAINQEKPPFPSAVTEQWSKSASSRRSNESTSFGVNHVNNQQDWKHSSDPIIKAQLGDLHSKEKGQYQYHPSERNRFAHRNPLTSANHLLPLLNNREIHKQKQLCRYYAGGGCYFGDNCKFVHDLILSNQEQSLIQ encoded by the exons ATGCTAGAGAGATTGAAAGTTGACGAATGCAAGTTGTATTTGCGAAAGAATTGTCTTAGGCTATCTGGAAATAAGGATGTACTCGTCCAGCGTATTAAGGAGCATCTGCA GATCATAAATGGTGGAGGCGAAAGAAAGTACCCACGCTCTAGCTTTGTGTTGGACTGTAAAG GTGATGCATGCACTGGGGATGTTGTTTTGTTTGAGCAGAATGTTTATGAAAT GTTCAACATAGCATCTAGAAGTGCCAGCGGTCCATCATGTGGTAAAAGGACTGTTGCAGGTCGCATAGTGAAAGAAAGCTATGGCACTGCCAAGCAGCAGCATACTTTTACG ATTGAAGTACTCTGGAGCAAAGGAGAAAAGCCTTTTCCTCCGCTTCATCCCCTATTGATTAAGGGTCGAAACCTTTATAGGTTGAAGACTTTGAGACAG AAATGGGAGGATGAAGGGGAAAGGCAGAAAATATTGACGGAGAAACACTCGAGGGGATCTATTGCTCGGGCAGATAGAGAAGCAAGGGTACAAGAAAAAGTGAACAGACAAGCAATTGTGGAAAACAG GGTCTCCAGAAAGCATTCAGTAATACATCATCCTCATGCCATTAATCAAGAAAAACCAGCATTCCCATCTAAGAGTTCAGCTGTATCTGCCATTAATCAAGAAAAACCACCATTCCCATCAGCAGTGACCGAACAGTGGAGTAAGTCTGCTAGTTCTAGACGATCGAATGAATCGACATCATTTGGTGTTAACCATGTAAATAACCAGCAAGATTGGAAGCACTCATCTGACCCAATCATTAAAGCTCAACTTGGTGACCTCCACTCCAAAGAAAAAGGGCAATACCAATACCATCCTAGTGAGAGAAACAGGTTTGCACACAGAAATCCTTTGACTAGTGCTAATCACCTTCTTCCGTTGCTGAACAACAGAGAAATCCACAAGCAAAAGCAGCTATGTAGATATTATGCTGGTGGGGGGTGCTATTTTGGGGACAATTGCAAATTTGTACATGATTTGATACTATCAAATCAAGAACAAAGTCTTATCCAGTAG